The DNA segment GAAAGTTCTAGATTTGATCGTGTGATGAATGAATATAATGGTGAAGTCAATTGAAATCAATAATTACAGAATTAATAAACGAAGATAATCGTTATCAAGAACTAGATCAAGTATTCGGCCATAAGAACGTATTGGTAAGTGGCTTATCTTCTTCGGCGAAAGCAACAATACTTTCTGAAAAGTATTTAAACAGTTCAGAGCAATTATTAGTTGTTACAAATAATATGTATCAAGCCGACAAATTAGAAAGCGACATTCAACAATACGTAGACAACGATCAAATTTATAAATATCCAATGCAAGACATAATGACGGAAGAATTTTCCACACAAAGCCCTCAATTTATGAGCGAACGTGTACGTACTTTAACTGCACTGGCTCAAGGAATGAGAGGGTTGTTTATCGTACCGTTAAACGGGTTCAAGAAATGGTTAACCCCTGTAGATATTTGGAAATCACATCAACTCACTTTATCACTTGGAGATGATATTGACGTTGACGAATTATTAAATAAGTTAGTAAGTATGGGCTATCGAAGAGAAAGCGTAGTCTCTCATATCGGAGAATTCTCATTACGCGGGGGGATTATAGATATATACCCTCTCATCGGAGATCCAGTTAGAATTGAACTATTTGATACAGAAGTGGATTCTATTCGTCAATTCGATGTTGAGACACAACGTTCAGAACAAAATATTGAACAAGTTAATATAACAACTGCAATCGATTATATTATTACGGATGAAGTGATAGCACGCACTAAAAAGTATTTAAAAGAAGCGTATGAGACGACACGTCCGAAAATTGATAAATCAGTACGTAATGATTTAAAAGAAACGTATGAAAGCTTCCAACTGTTTGAATCAGATATGTTTGACCACCAAGTGTTACGTCGTTTAATTGTTTTTATGTATGATCAACCTGCTACAATCATGGATTATTTTAACGATGATGCGATTATTGCGGTGGATGAATATAACAGAGTTAAAGAAACAGAATCAACTTTAACTACAGAAGTAGATGAATTTATCCAAAACCTAATTGAAAGTGGTAAAGGCTTTATTGGGCAAAGTTTTTTACAATATGATGGTTTCGAAACATTAATAAAAGACCGTCCTGTAACGTATTTCACACTCTTTACAGCTACGATGTCCGTCCAATTAGATGAAATAATTAAATTTTCATGTAAGCCGGTTCAACAATTTTATGGCCAATATGATATTATGCGCTCAGAATTCCAGCGCTTCGTACAAAATGATTATACAGTTGTTGTACTAGCGGAGACAGAACTCAAGAAAGAACGAATCCAATCAATGTTGAATGAAATGCACATACCGACATTCGTTGATACAGTTGGGGATCAAAACCCTGAAGGTAGTGCTATTATCGTGGAAGGTAGTTTATCTGAAGGTTTTGAACTCCCTTATATGCAACTAGTAGTCGTGACTGAACGAGAACTTTTTAAATCTAAGCAGAAGAAAAAACCAAAACGTCAAAAAACGTTAACGAACGCAGAAAAAATCAAGTCTTATCAAGACCTTAAGGTTGGAGATTATGTCGTTCACGTACATCATGGTGTCGGACGCTATTTAGGTGTAGAAACGTTAGAAGTTGGTGGCGTACATAAAGATTACATTAAGTTGCAGTATAAAGGTACAGACCAATTATTTGTACCTGTAGATCAAATGGATCAAGTTCAAAAATATGTAGCCTCAGAAGATAAATCACCTAGGCTGAATAAGCTAGGCGGTAGTGAATGGAAGAAGACAAAAGCGAAAGTACAACAAAGTGTTGAAGATATCGCTGACGAACTTATTGCATTATATAAAGAACGTGAAATGTCAGTTGGTTATAAATACGGACCAGACACAGCTGAGCAAAATGACTTTGAGCTGGATTTCCCATATGAACTCACTCCAGACCAAGATAAATCAATCTTAGAAATTAAAGGTGACATGGAACAACAAAAACCGATGGACCGCTTATTATGTGGTGACGTGGGTTACGGTAAGACTGAAGTTGCGGTAAGAGCTGCATTTAAAGCAGTAATGGAAGGAAAACAAGTAGCGTTTCTAGTACCGACGACGATTTTAGCGCAACAACATTACGAAACTTTAATAGAACGTATGCAAGACTTTCCTATTGATGTGCAATTAATCAGTCGATTTAAGACACCGAAAGAGGTCAAAGAAACGAAAGAACGATTAAAATCTGGCGAAGTAGATATCATCGTAGGTACACATAAATTATTAGGTAAAGACATTAAATATAAAGATCTAGGCTTGTTAATTGTAGACGAAGAACAACGCTTTGGCGTCCGTCACAAAGAACGTATTAAAGCATTAAAGACTAACGTAGATGTCTTAACACTTACAGCCACACCGATACCACGTACGTTGCATATGAGTATGCTAGGTGTACGAGATTTATCAGTAATTGAAACACCTCCAGAAAATAGATTCCCGGTGCAAACTTACGTACTAGAACAAAATAGCAACTTTATCAAAGAATCATTAGAAAGAGAATTATCACGAGATGGTCAAGTGTTCTATCTATACAATCAAGTTCAATCAATATATGAGAAACGTGAACAGTTACAAATGTTGATGCCTGATGCTAGCATCGCAGTAGCTCACGGTCAAATGACTGAACGAGATTTAGAGGAAACAATGCTTGGGTTTATCAACCATGAATTTGATATTTTAGTGACGACTACGATTATCGAAACAGGCGTGGATGTACCAAATGCAAATACACTTATTATTGAAAATGCCGACCGCTTTGGACTAAGTCAGCTATATCAACTAAGAGGTCGTGTAGGACGTTCGAGTCGTATCGGTTATGCATATTTCTTACATCCAATGAATAAAGTGCTAACAGAAACTGCAGAAGAACGTTTACAAGCAATCAAAGAATTCACAGAACTTGGTTCAGGCTTTAAGATTGCGATGCGAGATTTAAATATTCGAGGTGCAGGTAATCTATTAGGTAAACAACAACACGGATTTATTGATTCAGTCGGCTTCGATTTATACTCTCAAATGCTTGAAGAAGCAGTAAACGAAAAACGAGGTATTACACCAGAACAAGACGATGCACTTGAAGTGGAAATAGAGCTGAATATCGATGCTTATCTACCAGCTCAATATATTCAAAATGAACAAGCGAAGATAGAAATTTACAAGAAACTGCGTAAGATTGAATCGCTTGACCAGTTGATGGATATCAAAGACGAACTTATTGATCGCTTTAATGAATATCCTCCTGAAGTTGAACGTTTACTCGATATGATGGAAGTGAAAGTTCACGCATTACATGCAGGAGTGACATTGATAAAAGACAAAGGTAAACAAATCGAAATTTACCTATCAGAAAAAGGTACTCAAGAAGTTAACGGTGAAGCGTTATTTAAACAAACACAACCCCTTGTTCGATCAATGAAAGTTGGGGTCCAAGATGGTAAAATGAAAGTGACGTTAAATAAGTCAGGCAAATGGTTAGATAACTTGAAATTCCTTGCGAAAAGTTTAGAAGAAAGCATGGTTATAGCTGATGAAGTCTAAATCACAAGAAACGCCCGCATTCAATGGGGTTATTGTTTTAACCATAGCACTCGTTATAGTCAAAGTTTTGAGTGCATTATACCGGGTTCCTTATCAAAACATATTAGGTGATGCGGGGCTATATGCCTACCAACAAATCTACCCAATTGTGGCACTTGGAGTGATTCTATCGATGAATGCCATACCAAGTGCGGTAACCCAGACATTTGCATCGGACACACAACATGACCGTTATTCGAAACTTGTTGTGAGATTACAGCTAGTCGGAGTTTGTTTCTTTATCATTGTACTCTTGGCTGCTAAGTGGATTGCGATGTTAATGGGAGATATTCAGTTGACTCCGATGTTACGTGCAGCGAGTTTCAGTTTCTTACTCGTCGGGTTGCTCGGTGTGTATCGAGGGTATTATCAGTCTCAGCATGCCATGAATACCCCAGCTATTTCCCAGGTTATAGAACAATTCGTTCGCGTAGCTATCATTATGGGCGCAATAATAGGCTTCATGTCGCAACATTGGACTGTTTATACGGCAGGCACGGTGGCCATTACAGGTTCTGCGATTGGCTTTCTGGCTTCAACATTATTTCTTATGTTGCGAAAGCCTTTCAAGATAACTATGTATTCTAAACAAACATCAATTGAAGGGCGTAAATTTTTATTAGCCGTCGTGATTTTTGCAGTCAGTCAGTTGATAGTCATTTTATGGCAAGTTGTGGATAGTTTTACAGTAATACATGCGCTAAAGTTTTCAGGGTTAGATTTACATCAAGCTATGGCACAGAAAGGCGTATATGATAGAGGTGCTTCCTTTATTCAAATGGGGCTTATAGTAACTACCACATTTTGTTTTGTATTGATTCCTTTATTAACGGAAGCAATTAAATCAGGCGAATCGCATCTAGCCAATCACTATGCGAATACTTCTTTAAAGATTACAGTGACATTTAGTGTCGCTGCAGGCATCGGTTTAATCAACCTACTACCGGTGATGAACGCTGTGTTCTTCAAGCATGATAGTTTAACAGTTACGTTATCAGTTTATATGTTGACGGTAATTTGTGTATCATTAATTATGTTAGATATTGCATTACTCCAAGTGCGCGAACGTATTCGTCCTATTTTTATCGCCTTGGCCATCAGTATCATAGCTAAAACAATCTTAAACGTCGCTCTCATTCCATATATCGAGATGCTAGGTGGCAGTATGAGTACCGTCTTATCTTTAGTGATTTTCGTAACGATATTACATGTTTCAGTAGTGAAAATCTATCAATTCCAAGATATTGCTCTATTTGTCGCTAAACTGATAGGTATCATGGCCTTGTTAACAATAGCTGTTCAAGTTATGTTATTTATTATTCCAGCTACGGGGCGTTTAGGTGGTTTAATTGAATTGCTAATCGCTGCCATTGTTGGCGTACTCGTAGTCGTGTTTGCTATCGTAAAATTATCTCTATTAAAAAATGACGAATTAAAACACTTACCACTCGGTGACAAGCTTTATGAGTTGAAGAAAGGGAGACAATAATGCCACACCAAATTACAATTGTAGGATTAGGAAATCATAGCCTGGATGATTTACCTCTAGGTATTTATAAATTTTTAACACAACATACGCATCTGTATACAAGAACTTTAGATCATCCGGTTGTTGAATCATTGCAGTCAGAAGGCCTGAAGTTTCAAAGTTTTGATGAAGTATATGAAGCACATGAGGATTTTGAAGCAGTATATGAAAATATTGTGACGCAATTAATTGAAGCTGCCCATAAAGAAGACGTTATCTACACAGTACCTGGACATCCGCGTGTTGCTGAAACTACCACGACTAAATTAGAATTATATGCTAAGCAACATAGTGATGTTGAAGTTAAAGTACTAGGTGGGAAAAGTTTCATAGATGATGTGTTTGAAGCGGTAAAGGTAGATCCGAATGATGGGTTTGCACTGTTAGATGCGACCAATATTCATGAAGACCAAATCAACATTCGAAATCATACATTAATCACCCAAGTATATAGTCATTTAGTTGCTGGAGATTTAAAGGTTACACTCATGGAAAGATTTAATGACGAACATGAGGTCTACATTGTAAGTGGTGCACACCACAGTGGTAGTCAATTGATACAACTCCCTTTATATGAGTTAGATCGTGATGATAGTGTATTTAACAATCTTACAAGTGTCTTTGTCCCTAAAGCGCAATCAGAAAAAGATTACTACAGTGATTTTTATTATGCTGCCTCTATTATGGATCGCTTAGTTGATGACGAGACCGGATGTCCGTGGGATAAAGTACAGACACATGAATCATTGAAACGTTATTTGTTAGAAGAGACATTTGAACTATTTGAAGCTATTGATAACGAAGATGATTGGCATATGATTGAAGAACTAGGTGATGTGCTACTACAAGTTTTATTACATGCAAGTATCGGTAAAAAAGAAGGCTATTTTGATATCAACGAAATCATCCATAGCTTTTCAGATAAAATGATACGACGTCATCCTCACATTTTCGGAGAAGCTGATGCGCAGAACATGGAAGACTTGGAAAATATTTGGTCGACAGCTAAAGCTAAAGAAGGAAAGGTAGAGCGTGTGAAGTTTGAGAAAGTATTTGCAGAGCATTTCTTGAAGTTGTATGATGAAACAAAAAATATGCCCTTAAACGAAACAGAATTGAAGCGCAAATTAGAACGAGGAGGTCATGAAACATGCGACTAGATAAATATCTTAAAGTATCTAGATTAGTAAAACGTCGTACATTGGCAAAAGAAATCAGCGATCAAGGTCGCATTACAGTGAATGGTAACGTAGCCAAAGCAGGAACCGACGTTCAAGAATCGGACGAGTTAGTGATCCGCTTTGGACAAAAGGTTATTACGATTAAAGTCACTGGTTTAAGTGAACATGCTACAAAAGAAAATGCAAAAGGTATGTACGAACTAATCAAAGAAGAAAAGGTATCAGAAAATTAATTAAAGGAGGTGACAAGCAAGTGAGTAAAAAAATAGAAAATATCGGCAATACGTATACGTCAGATGAAAATAAGAAAAAGCAAAAAATGCAGACGAGAAAACGGGTTGTACGCCGGCGTATCACTGTGTTTGGTGGTATCTTACTCGCAATAATCAT comes from the Staphylococcus hsinchuensis genome and includes:
- a CDS encoding polysaccharide biosynthesis protein gives rise to the protein MKSKSQETPAFNGVIVLTIALVIVKVLSALYRVPYQNILGDAGLYAYQQIYPIVALGVILSMNAIPSAVTQTFASDTQHDRYSKLVVRLQLVGVCFFIIVLLAAKWIAMLMGDIQLTPMLRAASFSFLLVGLLGVYRGYYQSQHAMNTPAISQVIEQFVRVAIIMGAIIGFMSQHWTVYTAGTVAITGSAIGFLASTLFLMLRKPFKITMYSKQTSIEGRKFLLAVVIFAVSQLIVILWQVVDSFTVIHALKFSGLDLHQAMAQKGVYDRGASFIQMGLIVTTTFCFVLIPLLTEAIKSGESHLANHYANTSLKITVTFSVAAGIGLINLLPVMNAVFFKHDSLTVTLSVYMLTVICVSLIMLDIALLQVRERIRPIFIALAISIIAKTILNVALIPYIEMLGGSMSTVLSLVIFVTILHVSVVKIYQFQDIALFVAKLIGIMALLTIAVQVMLFIIPATGRLGGLIELLIAAIVGVLVVVFAIVKLSLLKNDELKHLPLGDKLYELKKGRQ
- the mfd gene encoding transcription-repair coupling factor is translated as MKSIITELINEDNRYQELDQVFGHKNVLVSGLSSSAKATILSEKYLNSSEQLLVVTNNMYQADKLESDIQQYVDNDQIYKYPMQDIMTEEFSTQSPQFMSERVRTLTALAQGMRGLFIVPLNGFKKWLTPVDIWKSHQLTLSLGDDIDVDELLNKLVSMGYRRESVVSHIGEFSLRGGIIDIYPLIGDPVRIELFDTEVDSIRQFDVETQRSEQNIEQVNITTAIDYIITDEVIARTKKYLKEAYETTRPKIDKSVRNDLKETYESFQLFESDMFDHQVLRRLIVFMYDQPATIMDYFNDDAIIAVDEYNRVKETESTLTTEVDEFIQNLIESGKGFIGQSFLQYDGFETLIKDRPVTYFTLFTATMSVQLDEIIKFSCKPVQQFYGQYDIMRSEFQRFVQNDYTVVVLAETELKKERIQSMLNEMHIPTFVDTVGDQNPEGSAIIVEGSLSEGFELPYMQLVVVTERELFKSKQKKKPKRQKTLTNAEKIKSYQDLKVGDYVVHVHHGVGRYLGVETLEVGGVHKDYIKLQYKGTDQLFVPVDQMDQVQKYVASEDKSPRLNKLGGSEWKKTKAKVQQSVEDIADELIALYKEREMSVGYKYGPDTAEQNDFELDFPYELTPDQDKSILEIKGDMEQQKPMDRLLCGDVGYGKTEVAVRAAFKAVMEGKQVAFLVPTTILAQQHYETLIERMQDFPIDVQLISRFKTPKEVKETKERLKSGEVDIIVGTHKLLGKDIKYKDLGLLIVDEEQRFGVRHKERIKALKTNVDVLTLTATPIPRTLHMSMLGVRDLSVIETPPENRFPVQTYVLEQNSNFIKESLERELSRDGQVFYLYNQVQSIYEKREQLQMLMPDASIAVAHGQMTERDLEETMLGFINHEFDILVTTTIIETGVDVPNANTLIIENADRFGLSQLYQLRGRVGRSSRIGYAYFLHPMNKVLTETAEERLQAIKEFTELGSGFKIAMRDLNIRGAGNLLGKQQHGFIDSVGFDLYSQMLEEAVNEKRGITPEQDDALEVEIELNIDAYLPAQYIQNEQAKIEIYKKLRKIESLDQLMDIKDELIDRFNEYPPEVERLLDMMEVKVHALHAGVTLIKDKGKQIEIYLSEKGTQEVNGEALFKQTQPLVRSMKVGVQDGKMKVTLNKSGKWLDNLKFLAKSLEESMVIADEV
- a CDS encoding RNA-binding S4 domain-containing protein, yielding MRLDKYLKVSRLVKRRTLAKEISDQGRITVNGNVAKAGTDVQESDELVIRFGQKVITIKVTGLSEHATKENAKGMYELIKEEKVSEN
- a CDS encoding MazG nucleotide pyrophosphohydrolase domain-containing protein, which codes for MPHQITIVGLGNHSLDDLPLGIYKFLTQHTHLYTRTLDHPVVESLQSEGLKFQSFDEVYEAHEDFEAVYENIVTQLIEAAHKEDVIYTVPGHPRVAETTTTKLELYAKQHSDVEVKVLGGKSFIDDVFEAVKVDPNDGFALLDATNIHEDQINIRNHTLITQVYSHLVAGDLKVTLMERFNDEHEVYIVSGAHHSGSQLIQLPLYELDRDDSVFNNLTSVFVPKAQSEKDYYSDFYYAASIMDRLVDDETGCPWDKVQTHESLKRYLLEETFELFEAIDNEDDWHMIEELGDVLLQVLLHASIGKKEGYFDINEIIHSFSDKMIRRHPHIFGEADAQNMEDLENIWSTAKAKEGKVERVKFEKVFAEHFLKLYDETKNMPLNETELKRKLERGGHETCD